Proteins encoded in a region of the Mucilaginibacter sabulilitoris genome:
- a CDS encoding helix-turn-helix domain-containing protein yields MPINYLKKIQLGEFNASGYRISPSKELESIIEGFYVFARDLNDNTQLIFNDGFPVLVFLQSCQDTVEVTGQRDIFEIKAAWASTGSIKNVYVKYNNNTDQVFIVRFYPGAFYRLFDLNAQYFRYNPVAPFEHIARNNNFSVEELFERNSIEEKVAFIGKYVQHSFPETNTPETLHKTLDYIHKIKGRSSVRSVINDVGVNYKWLERSFVQHIGLLPKEYIQLQRFIHAYLELVESKNVDLMQIAISNGYYDSNHFLKDFKAYTGKTPLEYLKFQSQPDSYQIS; encoded by the coding sequence ATGCCAATAAATTATCTGAAGAAGATACAATTAGGGGAATTTAATGCGTCCGGCTATAGAATTAGTCCTTCAAAAGAGCTTGAATCTATTATAGAGGGGTTTTATGTTTTCGCCAGAGATCTAAATGATAATACACAACTTATTTTTAATGATGGGTTTCCTGTGCTTGTATTTTTGCAAAGTTGCCAAGACACGGTAGAGGTAACCGGACAAAGGGATATATTCGAAATTAAAGCTGCGTGGGCAAGTACCGGCTCCATTAAGAATGTTTATGTAAAATACAATAATAATACAGACCAGGTTTTTATAGTTCGTTTCTATCCGGGTGCTTTCTACCGGTTATTTGATTTAAATGCCCAATATTTCAGATATAACCCAGTTGCCCCATTTGAACATATTGCCAGGAACAATAACTTCAGTGTAGAGGAGCTTTTCGAACGCAATTCCATTGAAGAAAAGGTAGCATTTATCGGAAAATATGTTCAGCATTCTTTTCCGGAGACCAACACGCCTGAAACCTTACATAAAACATTGGATTATATCCATAAAATAAAAGGGAGAAGTTCTGTAAGAAGCGTGATCAATGATGTTGGCGTAAACTATAAGTGGCTGGAAAGGAGTTTTGTGCAGCATATCGGGCTTTTACCTAAAGAATACATCCAGCTCCAACGCTTTATTCATGCGTACCTTGAATTGGTTGAGAGTAAGAATGTCGATTTGATGCAAATAGCAATATCAAATGGATACTATGATTCAAACCACTTTCTAAAAGACTTTAAAGCCTATACCGGCAAAACACCATTAGAATACCTGAAGTTTCAATCACAACCTGATAGTTATCAAATCAGTTGA
- the map gene encoding type I methionyl aminopeptidase, with protein sequence MVIKTEEELQGMKRVSEAVALTLQKMTAYTQIGMSTKDIDEYGRQLLGALGAKSAPYETYGFPGYSCISVNKEFAHGVPSDKVRLKNGDIINIDVSAELAGFWSDNGCSFVVGEDIQGVQHLVDTSKEILLEAIAHISGGVKIADIGNLIETKAKKAGYIVIRDLGGHGVGRSLHEEPSGIMNYYDRHDKFRRFRKDSVVAIETFISTKSAFIETAADGWAFSGSKGGFVAQHEHTILVTSSKPIILTAANGITT encoded by the coding sequence ATGGTTATAAAAACGGAAGAAGAGCTGCAGGGTATGAAGAGGGTGAGTGAGGCTGTTGCACTTACCTTGCAAAAAATGACTGCATATACTCAGATAGGCATGAGTACCAAAGATATAGACGAATACGGAAGACAGCTATTAGGGGCCCTTGGTGCAAAGTCTGCCCCATATGAAACCTATGGTTTCCCAGGTTATAGCTGCATTAGCGTTAACAAAGAATTTGCACATGGTGTTCCGTCAGATAAAGTCAGGCTGAAAAATGGAGACATCATTAACATTGATGTATCGGCAGAATTAGCGGGCTTTTGGTCTGATAATGGGTGCTCATTTGTTGTTGGGGAAGATATTCAGGGCGTGCAACACTTGGTAGATACTTCAAAAGAAATATTACTTGAGGCGATTGCTCACATTAGCGGGGGCGTAAAAATTGCTGATATCGGGAACCTGATAGAAACCAAAGCCAAAAAAGCAGGATATATAGTTATCCGCGATTTAGGTGGCCATGGGGTAGGGCGAAGTTTACATGAAGAACCCAGCGGGATAATGAATTATTATGACAGACATGATAAATTCAGGCGATTTAGAAAAGATTCTGTTGTGGCTATTGAAACATTTATCTCTACCAAATCTGCTTTTATTGAAACTGCGGCAGATGGCTGGGCTTTTTCAGGCAGTAAAGGCGGATTTGTAGCCCAGCATGAACACACGATATTGGTAACATCCAGCAAACCAATAATCCTTACAGCGGCGAATGGGATAACGACATGA
- a CDS encoding alpha/beta fold hydrolase: protein MMINENKKTYLFIPGGWHGAWAFDPITERLEEFKKECLALTLPGLELEPVEQDKIINLTTHIQFVIDFIVERDITDVILCGHSYAGMVITGVADSIPERIYALVYIDAYVPKNGDSCWKLTSDDYRNLFSTGAENDGFMVATRPGSDSRRRSHPLATFMQSLQVNGNYEQIRNRTFIYLSGWEGTPFKKQYETLKNHPDWHVETINCEHNVMMQRPDELTAILHNLDK from the coding sequence ATGATGATTAATGAGAATAAAAAGACATACCTATTTATTCCGGGCGGATGGCATGGAGCATGGGCATTTGATCCGATAACTGAAAGATTAGAAGAATTTAAAAAGGAGTGTTTGGCATTAACCTTACCCGGGCTTGAACTGGAGCCTGTTGAACAGGATAAGATCATTAATCTGACCACACACATTCAATTCGTAATTGATTTTATAGTTGAAAGGGATATTACTGATGTGATATTATGTGGGCATAGTTACGCCGGAATGGTTATCACCGGGGTAGCAGATAGCATACCTGAAAGGATATACGCGCTTGTTTACATTGACGCTTATGTTCCAAAAAATGGCGATTCATGCTGGAAGCTCACGAGTGATGATTACCGAAATCTTTTCTCAACCGGAGCAGAAAATGATGGTTTTATGGTTGCGACCCGGCCGGGATCAGATAGTCGGAGAAGATCGCATCCTTTAGCCACATTCATGCAAAGTTTACAAGTGAATGGAAATTATGAGCAGATTCGTAACCGAACATTTATTTATCTTAGCGGATGGGAAGGCACTCCTTTCAAAAAACAATACGAAACTTTGAAAAATCATCCGGACTGGCACGTTGAAACAATTAATTGTGAACATAATGTAATGATGCAGCGCCCGGATGAATTAACAGCTATATTACATAACTTAGATAAATAA
- a CDS encoding WD40/YVTN/BNR-like repeat-containing protein has translation MKRLFVFVPAILLVLFLLNSFVLKEKKTLEETTKTKSGVENIVLRSTDGGQTWQDISKGLPEKLQREGVWSRGLFTNNRGLYLRAGNGIYHSEPNSTTHFWTKEIFPGTQRDIAPSKNGIFAYNFRGQFLQKINGTSDWSPLYTNFQEQAVRIDKTIDWMYKNYKEREVRTVFETAGGTVFIGSNNCLFRSTNSGKTWKQVHVGDGSMKLVESNGVLLSTSTVGILRSTDDGQNWDRVISEGGAGIAVERINGGFAAIVYNTITQTNSVHISLDSGKTWNAIGEELQPSWYSSLITKISGHQSSLNILSIKQVGKYLICGRPDGIFRSSDMGKTWKLLLPSIKNMGFNLSVSGNVIYAIPNRGC, from the coding sequence ATGAAAAGATTATTTGTATTTGTTCCGGCTATCCTCCTGGTATTATTTCTACTAAATTCTTTTGTGCTAAAAGAAAAGAAAACGCTGGAGGAAACAACAAAGACTAAATCAGGGGTTGAAAACATTGTTTTAAGGTCTACTGATGGCGGACAAACATGGCAGGACATTAGCAAAGGGCTGCCTGAAAAATTGCAGAGAGAGGGTGTGTGGAGTCGTGGTTTATTTACAAATAACCGTGGGCTCTATTTACGTGCCGGCAATGGGATTTATCACAGTGAACCAAATTCCACAACTCATTTTTGGACAAAAGAGATTTTCCCTGGTACACAGCGTGACATTGCCCCCAGCAAGAATGGGATATTTGCATATAATTTCAGGGGACAATTTTTACAAAAAATAAATGGAACGAGTGATTGGTCACCCCTGTACACGAATTTTCAAGAGCAAGCCGTGCGCATAGACAAAACGATAGATTGGATGTACAAGAATTATAAAGAGAGAGAAGTACGCACCGTTTTTGAAACTGCCGGAGGTACAGTTTTCATTGGCTCCAACAACTGCCTTTTTAGATCCACTAACAGTGGAAAAACCTGGAAACAAGTGCATGTTGGAGACGGTTCAATGAAATTGGTAGAGTCAAACGGTGTACTTCTATCTACCAGCACAGTGGGAATATTAAGATCGACCGATGATGGTCAAAACTGGGATCGTGTGATTAGTGAAGGGGGCGCTGGCATCGCCGTGGAACGTATCAATGGAGGATTTGCTGCTATAGTTTATAACACAATAACCCAAACAAACAGCGTACACATTTCACTGGATAGTGGAAAAACCTGGAATGCCATAGGTGAAGAACTTCAGCCTTCCTGGTATAGTTCATTAATCACAAAAATAAGCGGGCATCAATCTTCATTGAATATTTTATCCATCAAACAAGTGGGTAAATATTTAATATGTGGTCGTCCAGACGGTATATTCCGATCATCTGACATGGGCAAAACATGGAAATTGTTACTTCCTTCTATAAAGAATATGGGCTTCAATTTATCTGTTTCAGGCAACGTGATCTATGCCATACCAAATAGAGGATGTTGA
- a CDS encoding winged helix-turn-helix domain-containing protein, translating into MLDSRNLLYGKRKYLFGLILLLFISVIGVAFSMTGSEDFAIARREVLLRRIGDELLTQSGDSKSRVLPVKKIAENEYQIRFENNLTFQPDSLVNTTRRLLAKDPLTRDYVVNVLNRGDASVAYGFAISGNKKDDIVACKGRKQPKASYMINIKFKPTGINIAKNGYLLGSLPFLAFVGFIFFRSVKPRKALRDGQYTDRLTLGEVLFDAKNRKLIINGNTIDLTGTETRILRILALSPNETIERSRLQKEIWEDEGVIVGRSLDMFISKLRKKLELDSNINIVVIRGKGYKLEINT; encoded by the coding sequence ATGCTTGATAGCCGAAATCTCCTGTACGGGAAGCGTAAATACCTGTTCGGATTGATACTGCTTTTGTTTATCTCTGTAATCGGCGTGGCTTTTAGTATGACCGGCAGCGAAGATTTTGCTATCGCCAGAAGGGAAGTGTTGCTCCGCAGGATAGGAGATGAACTACTTACACAGTCAGGTGACAGTAAATCAAGAGTGCTCCCGGTAAAAAAGATAGCAGAAAATGAATACCAAATCAGGTTTGAAAATAATCTTACTTTTCAACCGGACTCCCTGGTAAACACTACCCGGCGTTTGTTAGCCAAAGACCCGCTCACACGTGATTATGTTGTTAATGTTCTGAACCGTGGCGATGCCAGTGTAGCCTATGGATTTGCTATATCCGGAAATAAAAAAGATGATATTGTAGCATGTAAAGGAAGAAAGCAACCGAAAGCATCTTATATGATCAATATTAAATTTAAACCAACAGGAATAAATATAGCAAAGAATGGATATCTGCTGGGCAGCCTGCCATTTTTAGCATTTGTGGGTTTTATTTTTTTTAGATCTGTTAAGCCGCGGAAAGCCTTACGTGACGGTCAGTATACTGACAGGTTAACTTTAGGTGAGGTTTTGTTCGATGCGAAGAATCGTAAGCTCATCATAAATGGAAATACCATAGACCTTACCGGAACTGAAACGCGTATACTACGGATTTTAGCGCTGTCTCCCAATGAGACCATAGAGAGAAGCCGGCTGCAAAAAGAGATCTGGGAAGATGAAGGTGTTATTGTGGGGCGCAGTCTGGATATGTTCATATCAAAACTCAGAAAAAAATTGGAATTGGATTCAAATATCAACATTGTTGTTATACGCGGCAAAGGATATAAGCTTGAAATTAACACTTAA
- a CDS encoding IS1182 family transposase, translating into MQGKKDYQEKLFIRFQLSDYVPADNFYRRLRSILDLSFLYDSTAKYYGNEGQKSIDPVVFFKLMLVGYLENMNSDRRIIITSRMRMDILYFIGYDLDEELPWHSTLSRTRQLYGEETFTAIFKTVLKQCIDNGLVAGRRQAVDSVLVKANAALSSVVERQILDDAAGYGKELDAHTEKLSSDNIIHLPDHLSASQASAKQKPKPVNQARVSPSDTDARISYKPGKVLALNYLSQVSVDTSNHVITHIQAFHADKGDGQCLPEILTQTVNTLKENGLTVHEVLADSGYSSEPGLLALIEHQIEGYIPNRSGYKDDREGFTYDKEHDRYICSQGKYLTFRHFRAKGNGLHKLYKTSVSDCATCPLKDSCTNPSTGTKVIRESAIKDIYRQMQQRVQSSKGRKMRKVRQGTVEPVLGTLVNFTGMKKVNTKGIAMANKCMIMAAVAYNLKKLLKLKPSPNKNSKTKPSGSLDNPFYNLITRFHRTTNAFIATLLPFNRNGQTTFWSFAR; encoded by the coding sequence ATGCAAGGCAAAAAAGATTACCAGGAGAAGCTATTCATCCGATTTCAGCTTTCCGATTACGTTCCGGCTGACAATTTCTACAGGCGGTTAAGAAGCATACTTGATCTCTCTTTCCTTTATGATTCGACCGCGAAGTATTATGGCAACGAAGGCCAAAAGAGCATTGACCCTGTCGTGTTCTTTAAACTGATGCTGGTGGGTTATCTGGAAAACATGAATAGCGACCGACGTATTATCATCACATCACGGATGCGCATGGATATTCTTTATTTTATCGGCTATGACCTGGATGAAGAACTACCATGGCATTCCACCCTGAGCCGGACACGCCAACTTTACGGGGAGGAAACGTTTACTGCCATTTTCAAAACGGTACTGAAACAATGTATCGATAACGGTTTGGTCGCTGGTCGGCGACAGGCTGTAGATAGTGTGCTGGTGAAAGCCAATGCCGCCCTGTCCAGTGTGGTCGAACGTCAGATATTGGATGATGCTGCAGGCTATGGCAAGGAGTTGGATGCACACACTGAAAAGCTATCTTCGGATAATATCATTCACCTGCCTGATCATCTTTCAGCCAGCCAGGCTTCTGCCAAACAAAAACCCAAGCCGGTAAATCAAGCCAGGGTAAGCCCATCCGACACTGATGCCCGCATATCTTACAAGCCGGGCAAAGTATTGGCCTTAAATTACCTAAGCCAGGTGAGTGTGGATACCTCAAATCACGTAATTACCCACATACAAGCATTCCATGCCGATAAAGGCGATGGGCAATGTCTCCCCGAGATATTAACGCAGACGGTAAACACCCTTAAAGAGAATGGATTGACAGTGCATGAAGTCCTGGCGGATTCAGGCTATAGCAGTGAGCCGGGGCTCTTAGCGTTGATCGAACATCAGATCGAAGGGTATATACCCAACCGCTCAGGCTACAAAGATGACAGGGAAGGGTTCACCTATGATAAAGAGCATGACCGGTATATCTGTTCACAGGGAAAATACCTTACCTTCCGACATTTCAGAGCCAAAGGCAATGGCCTGCATAAGCTTTATAAAACTTCGGTTAGCGATTGCGCGACTTGTCCTCTCAAAGATAGCTGCACCAATCCATCTACAGGTACAAAGGTCATCAGAGAGTCTGCCATTAAGGATATATACAGGCAGATGCAGCAGCGTGTACAAAGCAGCAAAGGCCGGAAGATGCGGAAAGTAAGGCAAGGTACCGTCGAGCCGGTATTAGGTACCCTGGTCAATTTCACCGGAATGAAAAAAGTAAATACAAAGGGTATTGCGATGGCAAACAAGTGTATGATTATGGCTGCCGTTGCTTATAACCTCAAAAAACTACTGAAGCTAAAGCCCTCGCCAAATAAAAATAGCAAAACAAAACCATCGGGGAGTCTTGATAATCCGTTTTATAATCTTATAACTCGATTTCACAGAACTACAAATGCCTTTATAGCGACTCTGCTCCCCTTCAACAGAAACGGGCAAACAACCTTTTGGTCATTTGCCCGTTAA